The Nymphalis io chromosome 14, ilAglIoxx1.1, whole genome shotgun sequence genome has a segment encoding these proteins:
- the LOC126773240 gene encoding tropomyosin-1, isoforms 9A/A/B isoform X34: protein MTTNMQQGTILDVLKKKMRQTKEEMEKYKDECEEYHKRLQVEIMRREEAESEVAALNRRIQLLEEDLERSEERLATATAKLAEASQAADESERIRKALENRTNMEDDRVAILEAQLSQAKLIAEESDKKYEEVARKLVLMEQDLERAEERAEQSECKIVELEEELRVVGNNLKSLEVSEEKATQREESYEGQVKVLDAQLKEAEARAEFAERSVQKLQKEVDRLEDDLVAEREKSKVLQEEMEATLHDIQNM, encoded by the exons ATGACGACAAATATGCAGCAAGGAACCATTTTGGATGTACTGAAGAAGAAAATGCGTCAAACAAAAGAGGAAATGGAGAAATATAAGGACGAATGCGAGGAGTATCATAAACGATTACAAGTTGAAATAATGCGGAGAGAAGAA GCCGAATCCGAAGTTGCTGCGCTCAATCGACGCATCCAACTGCTCGAGGAAGACTTGGAGAGGTCAGAGGAACGTCTCGCGACCGCAACCGCTAAGCTCGCGGAGGCTAGCCAGGCCGCCGATGAGTCGGAACG AATACGCAAGGCGCTGGAGAACCGAACCAACATGGAGGACGATCGCGTCGCCATTTTGGAAGCCCAACTCTCACAGGCAAAACTCATCGCCGAGGAGTCGGACAAGAAATACGAAGAG GTGGCGCGCAAGCTCGTGCTGATGGAGCAGGACCTCGAGCGGGCCGAGGAGCGCGCTGAGCAGAGCGAGTG CAAAATCGTCGAGCTTGAAGAAGAGCTCCGCGTTGTCGGTAACAACCTGAAATCCCTGGAAGTCTCTGAGGAGAAG GCGACACAAAGAGAAGAATCCTACGAGGGTCAGGTGAAGGTGCTCGACGCGCAGCTCAAAGAG GCTGAAGCTCGTGCTGAATTTGCCGAGCGCTCTGTCCAGAAACTCCAGAAGGAGGTCGACAGGCTTgaag ACGATCTGGTGGCCGAGCGCGAAAAGAGCAAGGTCCTGCAGGAGGAGATGGAGGCCACGCTCCACGACATTCAGAACATGTGA
- the LOC126773240 gene encoding tropomyosin-1, isoforms 9A/A/B isoform X26, protein MTTNMQQGTILDVLKKKMRQTKEEMEKYKDECEEYHKRLQVEIMRREEAESEVAALNRRIQLLEEDLERSEERLATATAKLAEASQAADESERIRKALENRTNMEDDRVAILEAQLSQAKLIAEESDKKYEEVARKLVLMEQDLERAEERAEQSECKIVELEEELRVVGNNLKSLEVSEEKANQREEEYKNQIKTLTTRLKEAEARAEFAERSVQKLQKEVDRLEDDLINEKEKFNDIGDDIDDTVVELIPGVDMTERQVEAAKRALEKKMNAPAPPPKEPTPPPPPPKEPTPPPPPPPKEPTPPPPPPAEPAPEPAPEPAPAPEPAPAPAEGESAPAADPPAEGAPEAAAPAE, encoded by the exons ATGACGACAAATATGCAGCAAGGAACCATTTTGGATGTACTGAAGAAGAAAATGCGTCAAACAAAAGAGGAAATGGAGAAATATAAGGACGAATGCGAGGAGTATCATAAACGATTACAAGTTGAAATAATGCGGAGAGAAGAA GCCGAATCCGAAGTTGCTGCGCTCAATCGACGCATCCAACTGCTCGAGGAAGACTTGGAGAGGTCAGAGGAACGTCTCGCGACCGCAACCGCTAAGCTCGCGGAGGCTAGCCAGGCCGCCGATGAGTCGGAACG AATACGCAAGGCGCTGGAGAACCGAACCAACATGGAGGACGATCGCGTCGCCATTTTGGAAGCCCAACTCTCACAGGCAAAACTCATCGCCGAGGAGTCGGACAAGAAATACGAAGAG GTGGCGCGCAAGCTCGTGCTGATGGAGCAGGACCTCGAGCGGGCCGAGGAGCGCGCTGAGCAGAGCGAGTG CAAAATCGTCGAGCTTGAAGAAGAGCTCCGCGTTGTCGGTAACAACCTGAAATCCCTGGAAGTCTCTGAGGAGAAG GCCAACCAACGTGAAGAGGAGTACAAAAATCAGATCAAAACCCTCACCACCCGCCTAAAGGAG GCTGAAGCTCGTGCTGAATTTGCCGAGCGCTCTGTCCAGAAACTCCAGAAGGAGGTCGACAGGCTTgaag ATGACCTGATCAACGAGAAGGAGAAGTTCAATGACATCGGAGACGACATCGACGACACTGTCGTGGAACTGATTCCGGGGGTGGACATGACGGAGCGGCAAGTGGAAGCGGCGAAGAGAGCGCTCGAGAAAAAGATGAACGCTCCAGCCCCACCACCGAAGGAGCCTACTCCTCCCCCACCGCCGCCCAAGGAACCGACTCCTCCTCCTCCACCACCACCCAAGGAGCCTACACCTCCTCCTCCTCCCCCGGCGGAGCCTGCTCCCGAGCCCGCCCCGGAACCCGCACCCGCACCAGAACCTGCACCCGCTCCTGCCGAGGGTGAATCGGCTCCGGCTGCAGATCCACCGGCCGAAGGCGCCCCTGAGGCCGCGGCTCCAGCTGAATAA